A stretch of DNA from Cryptococcus neoformans var. neoformans JEC21 chromosome 13 sequence:
AATCGTTAGTGTGACAACAATGTAAATTGCAAGCCAGGTGATTGGGCGATTACTTATCCAACTAACAACCTCCCACCGCTTCGTTTGTGCACATATATGACAACATCTTTGCGCATTGAGAGATCCATAACATATTCCCCTAGAATAAGATAAGGCCAAACACAACTATCGCCTTTAGTGATTAAAATATCGAAATCCAACGCGACATGACGGCTCAAGTTCGGACACTCCCCACCGAATCcacatctctcttctctccagctGCTGTACTCACCGAAATAGATGAACCTGAGTTTAAGAGACCCAAAGTCAGCAACAGCGATTCTCTCCAGGATCTGGCGGAATCTAAGACTACAAAACATGTGACTGTAGCTGTCATTGGCGCTGGTCAACGAGGTCTGGTACGTTTACATTAAAGTCTCGGCGTATAGGGCAAGAAGGTAAGAAACGCTGACTGGTTCGTTGTCGGTAAAGGTATACACTTCATACGCTCTTGAGCATCCTGAGCTGGTCAAGGTTGTTGCCGTAGCTGAACCCCGTGCACACAGGCGAAAGGTCATGTCCCGTCTTCATTCGTGCgtctctcatctctcatttctttccctttccgcTTTGAAGCTCACTCCTGCACCTATCAGAGTACCTCCAGAGAACCAGTACGCCAGCTGGGAACCTCTCCTTGCCCGAGGCCGAATTGCCGACGCCCTACTCATTACTGTCCTTGACGATCTCCACGCTGAGCTGGTAAGCGCTTTCGCACCCCTAGGCTACCACATACTATGCGAAAAGCCTATGGCAACCTCGGTACAAGATTGtgtgaagatggtgaaggaggtggaacTGTCTGGAGCAGGAATTTTTGGGATTGGTCATGTTTTGAGGTATTCGCCGTATAATAGGGCTGTCAAGGAGGTTATTGATTCTGGAGTATTGGGGGAGATTGTGAACATCCAAGTGAGTTGGGAGATTATATTAGATGGGAATATTTTGATGAGAATGTGACTGTTATATCGATCCATTACAGCATATTGAGCCTGTAGGAAACGTATGTCGCCGAAATTGATCACTTGTCTAGCTCATGACTGATACTTTCTGGTAGCAACACTTTGCTCATAGCTTTGTTCGAGGCaactggaagaaagagtctGAATCCACTTTTGCTCTTATGGCCAAAAGCTGCCAGTAAATCCCATTCGCCTCTACATTTACCATTAAGCAGATAGCTGACATGGCATCTATAGCGACCTTGATATCCTCTCATTCTATCTCTCCGGTCTTGAACCTCGGAAAGTTCATTCCTTCGGCTCTATACACCACTTCAAGAACTCGAAGAAACCAGCGGAAGCGGGGGATGCTAAAAGGTGTTTAGAATGCGCGTTCGAAAAGGACTGTGTGTGGAGCGCAAAGAAAATCTATATTGATGGTTTAAAGGATGAGGGACACAAGGTGAGACCTATTTTGCGAGCAGCAAAGCCAGGATGTGGTAAGAGCAGAGTTGACAAAGGACGGAAAGTGGGCTCAACACATTGTTGATGCGGATGTTCTCGATATCGAAAACGTGACTGATGCGTTGAAGACTGGTCCTTTTGGCGTTTGTGTCTACGAAGCAGGTAATGATGTGGTGGACCATCAGGTAGTGAATATCGAATACGAAGGAGGAGTCACCGCGAGTATGACTATGGTTGCTTGTGAGTAATCGTCTCCTTGGGATCCAGCCCTGAGTTCGTCTTACACGTTGATATGTAGTTACCGAGGCCATTTGTGATCGAGGTACTAGGATCCAGGGGACCAAAGGTGAACTGATCGGCAATATGGCTTCCTTTGTAAGCATGTGCCCTCACTCCTGCCTCCTACCATCATTAACAAAACCTTTTTGCATTGAAAGACTGTCTTCGATTTCCTCACTCGTACCAAAACTCAGCACACTCCCAAGTCGCTCCCAGGTAACCATGGTGGAGGCGACGCAGGTCTTTCAGAGACATTTTTTGAAGCTGTTAGCAAGTCTGATCAGAGCGTACTGGGTGTAACACCGGAAGAAGTATTGAATTCGCATTTACTTGCGTTTGCTGCTGAGCAGGCCAGAAAAGAGGGGAGGGTGGTAGATTTCGCAGAGTTTAAAGATAAGGCTATGGCGTATTAAAGGTAGTCGGCGAAAAATGATATGTGTACAATCTTAATTGTATTATTGTAAATGGGAATTTGCTAGTTTTGTATTGAATCTGATTGTATGGAAGAGAATCACAAATGAAACTTGAGTTGCAGCCAGTCCATACAGGGTTGAGAAACCTACAGTCCGTAAAAATAGAACAGTCAGCGACGTTTCTCACTTGACTGtattctctcctcctcgccctctctcCTGGCATTACCACTGCCGCCGCTGATGTTGATTGCTTTGACCTATATTGACTATGATGAACGATCGTTCCTGTCGTTAAGACCATCCTAACCTCCCAAGCTGTTTTTGGCTCCGGCACCTACTGCCGTCTTTACTGctcctgctgctggttAGCACTCATGGCCATTATTTTATTGAACCACGGGATGATTATTCGTGCTTAAAttccccttttttcttttccccctCCGGGTTCTTTGAGGCCATTTCACATTCAGCTGCATATCTGCCCCTTCCGGCTGGTTATTGGCTCATGAGCCGAGCTTCTAATGAATGGAGTTTCGAGAACAAAAACAGAAACGGCTGCGGTGGACGACAAAAGGAAGGTGATCGAACACGGATCATACCGTTGCTGGATGTATATGAAACACCACACAGGAAGTGATCTACGTGTAGCGTAGCTCAAGGTATGAAATGTTCGATCGTGTCTTTGGCTACCCCATTTTTTCCTGGCTCTTTTGCCTTCTGCCTCTTGCCCGGTCTCTGACATCCAGACCGCAGGAgagctgaagaaggggcTGTCGTTAACTGCTACTAGTAGTAAGTGCTGACCTGCTCGAATTATTGGATGCACACAGACAGCAAAACCGGAAGTTAAACTTCTGCGTTGAATTCCAACAGCGAATGGATCTTTTTGCTTCTGTCAGTAAAAGGTGCCAAAAGTGATAAGCAATGCAGGACAACAATACAGATAAGCAATACAGGGCAACAATACGAATGCAAGCTTGGTGAGTCTTACCctttctccattcttcgcTCCTCCTTGAAATTCTGGGCCACTTATTGGACGGAATCAGATGCCATTAATTAGGTTTGGGAACGGAGCTGAAAGTTTCCCGTCCAGGGTAAGGGCCCCAAACCCCCAGGCACGATTTTCAGGGCGAAAATCCCAAGCCTCATGGATAAGGGGAGAGAAGTTTCCGGGTCTGGCGAGTCTTGTTATCAGCAGATGAGGTCGTCACATCTCCCATCGCattccttgttcttcagATCTTTGTCCGCATCCGCTTTTACATCTATATCTCATCCACACACGCTATCATCCCTGAAGGTTCAGACTTTCAAAAATCACTTGGAGAAGCCACAGCAAAGCCACACGAGGCAATCGGTTTTTTCCCTGCCTCAACTCGCCGGCTAATGTGGTTACGCACTTAATCTGTACTCTCTTTACTCACATCGGATCTCTCTAAACAGTCACTGGTGACAACCCGCCATGTCTCTACCCCAACGTCTACCCATTCTTACTCCACCGAACCATGGTCCACCCCCTCTTTCATCACACCCCGCCTCTGCTCCAATGCACCAAAGCCGAGGACATCACCAGCAGGCAATGTACTTCCATTATCCCCAATCAGCGCATCCTTCCCAGTTTCATTATGTCCCTCCGCCACTTGTAGCTCCCGTACTAGAGACTCGCCCTTCCAATAGCCATCATACCAATGGTAATAACGCTGATGGTGATACTCCATGGCTTACCAGGGACTTTCCTCCGAACAGCCATATGCACCACGCGGCTAGCCAGTCCCAGGCCGGAGGACCTTCGCACCCGCATATCCCAAGACGCATGACGTATCAGCCATCGCCATCGGATCCAATGGTCGAGTATGATCAATGGAAATCAAGCAGACGAAATTCACAGATCTCATCTGTGCCACCACGCTATCTAGAGCATGAACCGCATGGATGCGAAAAGGAGCGGGGACATAAGAATGAATTCTCACAGCCAGAgtcttctgctgctgaatCACAAATCAAGTGGCAAAAGAAGCGTCCTCGTACTACATCGATGTCCCAACACGAATCGATAATGAACACGACACAGCAAAGCAAACCGCCTCAACAGAGTGAACAAGGTTCGAGTACGGCAGAGAAACTGGTCTATCCTGCTGTTCTGACtagagaaaagaagcaaaaAGCGTGTGGTAACTGTCGAAAGGCAAAGTTAAAGTGCATGTTGGAGCCCGATGGGAATGTTTGCGTGAGATGCAAGgcgagaaaagagaaatgCGCATTCTATCCGAAAGGCCATGTAGGTGTGCTAGATTCTGAACAGAGAGGAGTGTAGACTGACTGTTACTAGGACGAGGATTGGCAGCAAACTCTTCAGTCCGATTTGTACGCCGCCACCAACCATTTATCCCAACTGTCAGCTGCTGTGAACCACATGCTCAGCCATCTCGTCTCTCAAAATATCATACCACCCTTTTCACCTCCTCTGAAACATTATGAACATCCAGACCGAGATGCTG
This window harbors:
- a CDS encoding streptomycin biosynthesis protein StrI, putative, translated to MTAQVRTLPTESTSLFSPAAVLTEIDEPEFKRPKVSNSDSLQDLAESKTTKHVTVAVIGAGQRGLVYTSYALEHPELVKVVAVAEPRAHRRKVMSRLHSVPPENQYASWEPLLARGRIADALLITVLDDLHAELVSAFAPLGYHILCEKPMATSVQDCVKMVKEVELSGAGIFGIGHVLRYSPYNRAVKEVIDSGVLGEIVNIQHIEPVGNQHFAHSFVRGNWKKESESTFALMAKSCHDLDILSFYLSGLEPRKVHSFGSIHHFKNSKKPAEAGDAKRCLECAFEKDCVWSAKKIYIDGLKDEGHKWAQHIVDADVLDIENVTDALKTGPFGVCVYEAGNDVVDHQVVNIEYEGGVTASMTMVAFTEAICDRGTRIQGTKGELIGNMASFTVFDFLTRTKTQHTPKSLPGNHGGGDAGLSETFFEAVSKSDQSVLGVTPEEVLNSHLLAFAAEQARKEGRVVDFAEFKDKAMAY